In Calypte anna isolate BGI_N300 chromosome 28, bCalAnn1_v1.p, whole genome shotgun sequence, a single window of DNA contains:
- the LOC103534942 gene encoding tyrosine-protein kinase ZAP-70 isoform X2 — protein MPDAAAHLPFYYGSIARSEAEEHLKLAGMSDGLFLLRQCLRSLGGYVLSVVCNLQFYHYSIERQMNGTYAIAGGKAHCGPEELCEFYSKDADGLCCPLRKPCNRPSGVEPQPGVFDSLRDNMVRDYVRQTWKLEGDALEQAIISQAPQVEKLIATTAHERMPWYHGSIARDEAERRLYSGAQPDGKFLLREKEKSTYALSLVYGKTVYHYRIDQDKSGKYSIPEGTKFDTLWQLVEYLKLKPDGLIFYLRETCPNPNMPGELTSVPDLSVPSLDSRHVGSLNADGYTPEPVGKSQLLPMDTTVYESPYSDPEELKEKKLFLKRDNLMIDEVELGAGNFGCVRKGVYKMRKKQIDVAIKVLKSNNEKTVKDEMMKEAQIMHQLDNPYIVRMIGVCEAESLMLVMEMASGGPLNKFLASRKDEITVSNIVELMHQVSMGMKYLEEKNFVHRDLAARNVLLVNQHYAKISDFGLSKALGADDSYYKARTAGKWPLKWYAPECILYHKFSSKSDVWSYGVTMWEAFSYGQKPYKKMKGPEVISFIEQGKRMDCPPDCPAEVYGLMQQCWTYRWEERPGFISVENTIRSYYYSIATKTENGPETEDKSKATFP, from the exons ATGCCAGATGCTGCCGCTCACCTCCCCTTTTACTACGGCAGCATTGCCAGGTCAGAGGCAGAGGAGCACCTGAAGCTGGCGGGGATGTCGGACGGGCTGTTCCTGCTCCGGCAGTGCCTGCGCAGCCTGGGGGGTTATGTCCTCTCCGTGGTCTGCAATCTGCAGTTTTACCATTACTCCATCGAGCGCCAGATGAACGGGACCTACGCCATCGCGGGGGGCAAAGCGCACTGCGGGCCCGAGGAGCTCTGTGAGTTTTACTCCAAGGATGCTGATGGGCTCTGCTGCCCCCTCCGCAAACCCTGCAACCGCCCCAGTGGGGTGGAGCCCCAGCCCGGGGTCTTCGACAGCTTGAGGGACAACATGGTGCGGGACTACGTCCGGCAGACCTGGAAACTGGAG GGTGATGCACTTGAACAGGCCATCATCAGCCAGGCTCCACAGGTGGAGAAGCTCATTGCCACCACAGCCCATGAAAGGATGCCCTGGTACCACGGCAGCATCGCCCGCGACGAAGCTGAACGGAGGCTCTACTCTGGGGCACAACCTGATGGGAAGTTCCT gctgagagaaaaggagaagagtaCCTATGCCCTCTCCCTTGTCTATGGCAAAACCGTGTACCACTACCGGATAGACCAGGACAAGTCTGGCAAGTACTCCATCCCTGAGGGCACCAAGTTCGACACACTCTGGCAG CTGGTGGAGTATCTAAAACTCAAACCGGATGGGCTGATTTTCTACCTGAGGGAAACGTGCCCCAACCCCAACATGCCAGGTGAGCTGACCTCAGTTCCTGACCTCTCAGTGCCATCCCTGGACTCA AGACACGTTGGGTCTCTTAATGCAGATGGATACACACCAGAGCCTGTAG GAAAGTCACAGCTGCTGCCCATGGACACCACTGTCTATGAGAGCCCCTACAGTGACCCTGAGGAACTGAAAGAGAAGAAGCTTTTCCTGAAGAGGGACAACCTGATGATTGATGAAGTGGAACTGGGGGCTGGAAACTTTGGCTGTGTCAGGAAAGGAGTCTACAAAATGAGAAA GAAACAGATTGATGTGGCCATAAAGGTGCTGAAGAGCAACAATGAGAAAACAGTGAAGGATGAAATGATGAAGGAAGCTCAGATCATGCATCAGTTGGACAATCCCTACATTGTCCGCATGATTGGGGTCTGCGAGGCCGAGTCCCTGATGCTGGTGATGGAGATGGCTTCTGGAGGGCCACTCAACAAGTTCTTAGCTTCCAGGAA GGATGAGATTACAGTCAGCAATATCGTGGAGCTCATGCACCAAGTATCCATGGGGATGAAatatttggaggaaaaaaactttgtGCACAGGGACCTGGCAGCCAGAAATGTTCTGCTGGTCAACCAGCATTATGCCAAGATCAGTGACTTTGGCCTCTCCAAGGCTCTTGGTGCTGATGACAGCTACTACAAG GCCAGGACAGCTGGGAAGTGGCCCTTGAAATGGTATGCCCCAGAATGCATCCTCTATCACAAGTTCTCCAGCAAGAGTGATGTGTGGAGCTATGGTGTGACCATGTGGGAGGCCTTCAGCTACGGGCAGAAACCATACAAG AAAATGAAAGGCCCAGAGGTCATCAGCTTCATAGAGCAAGGGAAGCGCATGGACTGCCCCCCAGACTGCCCAGCAGAGGTGTATGGCCTCATGCAGCAATGCTGGACCTACAG ATGGGAAGAGCGTCCGGGatttatttctgtggaaaacaCAATCCGCTCCTACTACTACAGCATTGCTaccaagacagaaaatgggCCAGAGACAGAGGACAAGTCAAAAGCAACTTTCCCCTGA
- the LOC103534942 gene encoding tyrosine-protein kinase ZAP-70 isoform X1, whose product MPDAAAHLPFYYGSIARSEAEEHLKLAGMSDGLFLLRQCLRSLGGYVLSVVCNLQFYHYSIERQMNGTYAIAGGKAHCGPEELCEFYSKDADGLCCPLRKPCNRPSGVEPQPGVFDSLRDNMVRDYVRQTWKLEGDALEQAIISQAPQVEKLIATTAHERMPWYHGSIARDEAERRLYSGAQPDGKFLLREKEKSTYALSLVYGKTVYHYRIDQDKSGKYSIPEGTKFDTLWQLVEYLKLKPDGLIFYLRETCPNPNMPVSAAPVPPAHPSVSRHVGSLNADGYTPEPVGAGKSQLLPMDTTVYESPYSDPEELKEKKLFLKRDNLMIDEVELGAGNFGCVRKGVYKMRKKQIDVAIKVLKSNNEKTVKDEMMKEAQIMHQLDNPYIVRMIGVCEAESLMLVMEMASGGPLNKFLASRKDEITVSNIVELMHQVSMGMKYLEEKNFVHRDLAARNVLLVNQHYAKISDFGLSKALGADDSYYKARTAGKWPLKWYAPECILYHKFSSKSDVWSYGVTMWEAFSYGQKPYKKMKGPEVISFIEQGKRMDCPPDCPAEVYGLMQQCWTYRWEERPGFISVENTIRSYYYSIATKTENGPETEDKSKATFP is encoded by the exons ATGCCAGATGCTGCCGCTCACCTCCCCTTTTACTACGGCAGCATTGCCAGGTCAGAGGCAGAGGAGCACCTGAAGCTGGCGGGGATGTCGGACGGGCTGTTCCTGCTCCGGCAGTGCCTGCGCAGCCTGGGGGGTTATGTCCTCTCCGTGGTCTGCAATCTGCAGTTTTACCATTACTCCATCGAGCGCCAGATGAACGGGACCTACGCCATCGCGGGGGGCAAAGCGCACTGCGGGCCCGAGGAGCTCTGTGAGTTTTACTCCAAGGATGCTGATGGGCTCTGCTGCCCCCTCCGCAAACCCTGCAACCGCCCCAGTGGGGTGGAGCCCCAGCCCGGGGTCTTCGACAGCTTGAGGGACAACATGGTGCGGGACTACGTCCGGCAGACCTGGAAACTGGAG GGTGATGCACTTGAACAGGCCATCATCAGCCAGGCTCCACAGGTGGAGAAGCTCATTGCCACCACAGCCCATGAAAGGATGCCCTGGTACCACGGCAGCATCGCCCGCGACGAAGCTGAACGGAGGCTCTACTCTGGGGCACAACCTGATGGGAAGTTCCT gctgagagaaaaggagaagagtaCCTATGCCCTCTCCCTTGTCTATGGCAAAACCGTGTACCACTACCGGATAGACCAGGACAAGTCTGGCAAGTACTCCATCCCTGAGGGCACCAAGTTCGACACACTCTGGCAG CTGGTGGAGTATCTAAAACTCAAACCGGATGGGCTGATTTTCTACCTGAGGGAAACGTGCCCCAACCCCAACATGCCAG TGTCTGCAGCACCAGTTCCACCAGCCCACCCCTCCGTGAGT AGACACGTTGGGTCTCTTAATGCAGATGGATACACACCAGAGCCTGTAG GTGCAGGAAAGTCACAGCTGCTGCCCATGGACACCACTGTCTATGAGAGCCCCTACAGTGACCCTGAGGAACTGAAAGAGAAGAAGCTTTTCCTGAAGAGGGACAACCTGATGATTGATGAAGTGGAACTGGGGGCTGGAAACTTTGGCTGTGTCAGGAAAGGAGTCTACAAAATGAGAAA GAAACAGATTGATGTGGCCATAAAGGTGCTGAAGAGCAACAATGAGAAAACAGTGAAGGATGAAATGATGAAGGAAGCTCAGATCATGCATCAGTTGGACAATCCCTACATTGTCCGCATGATTGGGGTCTGCGAGGCCGAGTCCCTGATGCTGGTGATGGAGATGGCTTCTGGAGGGCCACTCAACAAGTTCTTAGCTTCCAGGAA GGATGAGATTACAGTCAGCAATATCGTGGAGCTCATGCACCAAGTATCCATGGGGATGAAatatttggaggaaaaaaactttgtGCACAGGGACCTGGCAGCCAGAAATGTTCTGCTGGTCAACCAGCATTATGCCAAGATCAGTGACTTTGGCCTCTCCAAGGCTCTTGGTGCTGATGACAGCTACTACAAG GCCAGGACAGCTGGGAAGTGGCCCTTGAAATGGTATGCCCCAGAATGCATCCTCTATCACAAGTTCTCCAGCAAGAGTGATGTGTGGAGCTATGGTGTGACCATGTGGGAGGCCTTCAGCTACGGGCAGAAACCATACAAG AAAATGAAAGGCCCAGAGGTCATCAGCTTCATAGAGCAAGGGAAGCGCATGGACTGCCCCCCAGACTGCCCAGCAGAGGTGTATGGCCTCATGCAGCAATGCTGGACCTACAG ATGGGAAGAGCGTCCGGGatttatttctgtggaaaacaCAATCCGCTCCTACTACTACAGCATTGCTaccaagacagaaaatgggCCAGAGACAGAGGACAAGTCAAAAGCAACTTTCCCCTGA